Proteins encoded within one genomic window of Phototrophicus methaneseepsis:
- a CDS encoding SH3 domain-containing protein — MRRPLGILTLLLVIVGFASVQAQTPQSCVLTTTTDQGRIAAIFAEETSITVPPDNIVINCDSDPLALTMITRATSPALNTLLPIPQHETGMAESQPGYAIVNTPFANLRSGPGPVNTRVAVVRGGTRLVILGQNASQTWWYVQVGDVRGWIWNDLLILRGDLTNIPLIETQAEITPPTLYVGFTGNPIYAALTTDAEVICPIMGNLEYKILGRNPSSSYYYIEATCLDGTIAAGWLQSQAGIIRNPASMTINIMSGS, encoded by the coding sequence ATGCGTAGGCCTTTGGGTATCCTGACGCTGCTGCTCGTTATCGTCGGTTTCGCTTCTGTTCAGGCACAGACGCCGCAAAGCTGCGTCCTCACGACGACCACAGACCAGGGACGTATTGCGGCGATCTTTGCGGAAGAGACCAGCATCACCGTTCCCCCTGATAATATCGTCATCAACTGCGATTCAGACCCACTCGCATTGACAATGATCACACGGGCTACTTCGCCCGCACTAAACACCTTACTGCCGATCCCACAGCATGAAACGGGCATGGCCGAATCTCAACCGGGTTATGCTATCGTCAATACGCCTTTTGCCAACTTACGCAGCGGCCCCGGCCCGGTGAATACGCGTGTTGCTGTTGTGCGTGGCGGGACGCGCCTCGTGATATTGGGGCAGAATGCATCTCAGACATGGTGGTATGTGCAGGTTGGGGATGTGCGCGGGTGGATCTGGAATGATCTGCTTATTCTGCGGGGTGACCTGACGAATATCCCCCTCATCGAGACACAAGCGGAGATCACGCCGCCAACGCTGTATGTTGGCTTTACGGGGAACCCCATTTATGCAGCGCTTACGACAGATGCGGAGGTTATTTGCCCGATTATGGGCAACCTGGAATATAAAATTCTGGGGCGCAATCCGTCATCATCTTATTATTATATTGAGGCGACGTGCTTAGATGGGACGATAGCCGCCGGGTGGTTGCAATCCCAGGCAGGCATCATACGGAACCCGGCCAGTATGACGATCAACATCATGTCCGGCAGTTAA
- a CDS encoding ABC transporter ATP-binding protein — MMRGGRGGGSWGSYLRSPNDTERPNVSWALVRRVLTYARPYQGYIAGMLVMILVTTGLGLLSPLIFRELLDNVLTEGGTHYGDVSRLNLLALAMVAIPIVRGFISVIQRTYSATVGEGTIYDLRVALYTHLQRMSLHFFTNTKTGELMSRLNNDVVDAQRAISDTIVSLVTNIVTVIATLAVMLTLEWRLTILGLLVLPLFIFIGRRVGTQLRDIAHAQMSHNARMNAMMNETLNISGSLLVKLFGQAKTETNRFKERASDVRDAGVERAVLGSKFFMMMSLVSVIGTAIVYWVGGHLVLQGAFTIGTIVAFSTYLTQLYGPLQALTNAPVDFATSVVSFERVFEIIDLPLDIDEKPEAVQLGRANGELIFNDVTFVYDNTITHLSEAKRFWEADEGGVLSGQGASNKKRSQARELALRNVSFHIEPGQLVALVGPSGAGKTTMTYLIPRLYDPTSGHITLDGHDLRDLTLKSLADNIGMVTQETYLFHDTIRTNLIYAKPDATQEEVEAACKAANIHDFIAGLANGYDTIVGERGYRLSGGEKQRIAIARVILKDPRILVLDEATSHLDSQSEALVHEALARVQEGRTSIVIAHRLSTILAADHILVMDRGEIVEQGTHNELIAKGGLYNQLYETQFRSVDNDVTESIAGD; from the coding sequence ATGATGCGAGGTGGCCGTGGTGGCGGGAGTTGGGGTTCCTATCTCCGTTCACCTAATGACACCGAAAGACCGAACGTTTCCTGGGCGCTCGTCCGGAGAGTGTTGACATATGCTCGTCCCTACCAGGGTTATATCGCTGGCATGTTGGTGATGATCCTGGTCACAACAGGCCTGGGCCTCCTTAGCCCACTAATCTTCCGTGAACTGCTCGATAACGTGCTGACGGAAGGCGGCACACATTATGGGGATGTCTCGCGCTTGAACCTGCTGGCGCTAGCTATGGTCGCCATCCCGATTGTACGCGGCTTCATCAGCGTGATTCAGCGCACATACAGCGCAACAGTAGGTGAAGGGACTATTTACGACCTGCGTGTGGCCCTGTATACACACCTTCAACGGATGTCGCTGCACTTCTTCACCAATACGAAGACGGGCGAACTCATGAGCCGCCTGAATAACGATGTGGTTGATGCACAACGTGCCATCAGCGATACCATCGTTAGCCTGGTGACCAATATCGTGACAGTGATCGCCACGCTGGCGGTTATGCTGACGCTGGAATGGCGGCTGACGATCCTGGGGTTACTCGTACTGCCTCTGTTCATCTTCATTGGGCGGCGCGTTGGGACGCAGTTGCGCGATATTGCCCACGCGCAAATGAGCCATAACGCACGCATGAATGCCATGATGAACGAAACGCTCAATATTAGTGGCTCCCTGTTGGTAAAGCTGTTTGGTCAGGCAAAGACAGAGACGAACCGCTTTAAAGAACGGGCCTCAGATGTGCGTGATGCTGGTGTTGAGCGCGCCGTATTGGGCAGCAAATTCTTCATGATGATGAGTTTGGTAAGCGTCATCGGCACGGCGATTGTGTATTGGGTTGGCGGTCATCTCGTACTGCAAGGCGCATTTACAATTGGTACGATTGTGGCCTTCAGCACCTACCTGACCCAGCTATATGGGCCATTACAGGCACTCACCAACGCCCCCGTCGATTTTGCGACCTCTGTTGTGAGCTTCGAACGCGTCTTCGAGATTATCGACCTCCCCCTGGATATTGATGAAAAACCGGAGGCGGTCCAGCTTGGGCGTGCCAATGGTGAACTAATCTTCAACGATGTGACCTTTGTATACGACAACACCATCACACATCTGAGTGAAGCTAAGCGTTTCTGGGAAGCCGATGAAGGTGGCGTGCTCTCTGGGCAGGGTGCCAGCAATAAAAAGCGGTCCCAGGCGCGTGAACTTGCCCTGCGTAACGTCTCGTTCCATATTGAGCCGGGGCAGTTGGTAGCGTTGGTTGGGCCAAGTGGTGCTGGCAAAACCACCATGACGTACCTTATTCCGCGCTTATACGACCCGACATCGGGTCATATCACGCTGGATGGGCACGATCTGCGCGATTTAACGCTCAAATCCCTGGCGGATAACATCGGCATGGTGACACAGGAGACATATCTCTTTCACGATACAATCCGCACCAATTTGATCTATGCCAAGCCGGATGCGACCCAGGAAGAAGTGGAAGCCGCCTGTAAAGCCGCCAATATCCATGATTTCATCGCGGGGCTCGCCAATGGCTACGACACAATCGTTGGTGAGCGCGGTTATCGCCTGAGCGGCGGCGAAAAACAACGCATTGCGATTGCTCGCGTCATCCTCAAAGACCCGCGCATCCTGGTATTAGACGAAGCTACATCGCATCTCGACAGCCAATCAGAGGCCCTCGTCCATGAAGCACTGGCGCGCGTCCAGGAAGGCCGTACAAGCATCGTCATCGCGCACCGCCTGAGCACCATCCTCGCAGCCGATCACATCCTGGTGATGGACCGGGGCGAAATCGTCGAGCAAGGCACTCATAACGAACTGATTGCCAAAGGTGGCTTGTATAACCAGCTCTACGAAACGCAGTTCCGCTCTGTGGATAATGACGTCACAGAATCAATCGCTGGCGACTAG
- a CDS encoding ABC transporter permease subunit, with protein MRGAVFVETLRRTWKQTIYWGIGLGTLGAFMALALPLLDAIDFIGLVESMPPAFLGALGVGDDVSVLATRDGLMATAYFNRFMLVFVVYPVIMGLRVSVNEEDEGILDMMLSLPLSRGWLLLEKVAAYIVTLPFLAAFILGGIWLGNTIADTQLDMAIMTQLVIALLPVLIFLLCITVLLGALIGRRNIAVATITGFVILSFAIFTVGSMASDSFMADVANVSFFNYYNAIGVMQSGLSVTHLTVLLGLALAGIVVALWRFQTRDVNV; from the coding sequence ATGCGTGGCGCTGTCTTTGTAGAGACGCTGCGGCGTACCTGGAAACAAACCATTTACTGGGGGATCGGCCTGGGCACATTGGGGGCCTTTATGGCACTCGCCCTCCCCCTGCTTGATGCAATTGATTTCATCGGTCTGGTGGAATCCATGCCGCCCGCGTTCCTGGGGGCGCTTGGGGTCGGCGACGATGTTTCCGTCCTGGCGACGAGAGATGGCCTGATGGCAACAGCCTACTTCAACCGTTTTATGCTGGTCTTCGTCGTGTACCCGGTCATCATGGGATTGCGCGTCTCCGTCAATGAAGAAGACGAGGGCATCCTGGATATGATGCTGAGCCTGCCCCTTTCTCGTGGATGGCTGCTGCTGGAAAAAGTGGCTGCTTATATCGTTACGCTGCCCTTCCTGGCTGCTTTCATCCTCGGTGGCATCTGGCTGGGCAACACGATTGCAGATACACAGTTGGATATGGCGATCATGACGCAGTTGGTCATCGCCCTGCTGCCTGTGCTGATTTTCTTGCTTTGCATCACGGTGCTGCTAGGGGCCCTCATCGGGCGGCGGAACATCGCTGTTGCAACGATCACAGGCTTTGTGATTCTGAGCTTTGCAATCTTCACAGTAGGCAGTATGGCCTCAGATTCGTTCATGGCAGATGTAGCGAATGTGTCGTTCTTCAACTACTACAACGCCATTGGGGTGATGCAATCCGGCCTTTCTGTAACGCACCTGACTGTGCTGCTTGGCCTTGCCCTGGCGGGGATTGTCGTAGCTCTGTGGCGCTTCCAGACACGGGATGTAAACGTATAA